AAGGGATCTTGTAAATATTGTAAAGAATCATACAATACGTTGTGATAATAAATACAAAGGGAAATAATGTTAATAGAGATGCAAATATAAAGGATTCAATTTCTATTATAAATTTGTTTGAACAGGAAAGTTCTATAAGAGGTGAAAGATCACAAAAGAAATTATCTATTACATTTGGACCACAAAAATGTGacttgcatagtaaaataagaGTTACCATTGATATTGTTAAACCAGCTAACCAAGCCCATGTGGCagtttggaagcacatttgaaagtTCATAAGAGAAGAGTAATGTAGAGGTCTACATATCGCCAAATATCGGTCATATGACATTATTGCAAGGAGCAAACATTCAGTTGTGGCTGTAGAGCTGAAGAAGTAATATTGAGTCAGACACCCAGGAAGCGATATAGAACCATCTTCTGAAAGCAAGTTGTCTAACATGTTGGGGACAATATTTGTGGTGAAAACAACCTCAGATATAGATAGGTTGCAAAGGAAGAAATACATTGGAGAATGAAGACGAGCATTGGTTGCCACCAGTAAGATTATCAAAAGATTTCCAGATAATGTGAAAATGTATATAaggagaaataaaacaaaaacaaagattCTAAAGCTGTGAAGATTTTTAAATCCAACAAGCATGAATTCAGTTGTGTTTATATTTTCCGGATGCATCTTCTTGACTGTATGTTTAATAAAAAGGTACAAATGTACCTATACGCATAACATAAAACAAGTCTAATTGATATCCACAATACCTACTGCAATATTATATTTGCAGTGGAGGTAATTCATagtaaaaaacaatattttatatTTAAACTTTACTTAATGTGAATGTTAATATATTCTATTGCATTGGTAATTAAAGGGGATTTATGAGAAAACAAGAGTTTGCTGTTGTCCAGGGTTTGCTGTGTCTTCTTTCCAAGTGAATAGGGCAAAACTAGGCACAGTCCATGAATAGGAGGGGTTCtgtttctgggggaaaaaaagcatgccttttttttctatgctcagacaatttttttcaaattacaGAAAGAGAGCTAAAATGGATCAGGTTAAGAGCAGGCCAACCAAAGTAATTAAAAGAATAGGTGAAATGCAGGACCATTAATGATTA
This region of Eleutherodactylus coqui strain aEleCoq1 chromosome 5, aEleCoq1.hap1, whole genome shotgun sequence genomic DNA includes:
- the LOC136628830 gene encoding olfactory receptor 11A1-like — translated: MHPENINTTEFMLVGFKNLHSFRIFVFVLFLLIYIFTLSGNLLIILLVATNARLHSPMYFFLCNLSISEVVFTTNIVPNMLDNLLSEDGSISLPGCLTQYYFFSSTATTECLLLAIMSYDRYLAICRPLHYSSLMNFQMCFQTATWAWLAGLTISMVTLILLCKSHFCGPNVIDNFFCDLSPLIELSCSNKFIIEIESFIFASLLTLFPFVFIITTYCMILYNIYKIPSSNGRKKAFSTCSSHLAVVATYYGTLIIMYVAPSRKQIFNISKALSLLYTVVTPLLNPIVYSLRNKEIHIALNAILIHFTKHFNKHASSSL